The Candidatus Thermokryptus mobilis nucleotide sequence GATGATTGAAGAACTTGCAGAAATACTCGGTGGAGCAGTTGGGGCGTCAAGAGCTGTTGTTGATGCCGGATGGCGTCCGCACGACGAACAAGTTGGACAAACAGGTAAAACTGTATCTCCAAAACTTTATATCGCAATTGGAATATCGGGAGCAATTCAGCATCTTGCGGGGATGTCTTCTTCAAAAGTGATAGTTGCGATCAACAAAGATAAAGACGCCCCAATTTTCCAGGTTGCGGACTATGGTATCGCAGGGGACTTGTTTGAAGTTGTTCCAGCTTTGATTGAAGAATTAAAAAAAGTTTTAGGGAAGCAATAATTTTAAAATCAAGGAGGACTGATAAAAGTGAGGAAAATTCAAGTTGACATAGTTGGTTTATCTGCGACGCCGACTGGACCGAGTTCTTACGCTTTGATATTGAAAGAGGTTGGGGGTGATAGACGTCTTCCTATAATCATCGGCTCCTTTGAAGCCCAAGCTATCGCACTTGAGTTGGAGAACGTAAAACCACCAAGACCCTTGACACACGATTTGATAAAAAATATACTTGATGGGCTTGGCGTTTCAATGATTGAGGTCGTAGTGACGGATTTAAGAGATGGGACATTTTATGCGAAAATTTATCTTGAGCTAAATGGTTTAACTTACGAGATTGACTCAAGACCAAGCGATGCTATAGCGGTAGCGATAAGATGTGGCGCACCAATATATGTAAATGAAGAAGTCATGGAAGAAGCTGGATTTGCACCAGAAGAGGAAACCTCAGCTGAGGAAATAGAAGAGGAGGAAGAAAATCCAAGCTTATCTGACGAAGATATAACCGAACCCCCAGCGCCCAAGAGAACACCGAAACCAACTTCAAAAGAAGAAAAACTTGCTGAACTTCAAAGACAACTTGAAGAGGCAATAAAGAAAGAAGATTACGAACGAGCTGCTAAAATCCGCGATGAGATAAGAAGGTTGAAAATGGGCGATTAAATTGGTTAAAAATAAATTCGGAGAGAGCAATGAAGCGTTGTTTCATTTTTCTTCTCTCTTTTCTCATACTTTTATTAACACAAACTTTATCGCAATCAAATGAAAAAGTAAAGCAACTTATAGCCGATGGGGACGAGTTTTCAGAGAAGAAATTTGACAATTACAAAGCGCTTGAAAAGTATACAGAAGCTTATAAAATTGACCCGCAAAATTACGATGTCCTTTGGAAGTTAAGCAAGGTCTATGTTGACATCGGGGAGCATCTGCCCGCAAATACCAAAGAGGAAAAGAAAAAGCAACTTGAAATGTACGAAAAAGCGAGGGAGTTCGCTGAGCTTGCAATAAAGGTCAATCCAAATGGTTCAATGGGTTATACGCGCAGGGCAATAGCTCTTGGTAGAATTGCACTCTTCAAAGGGGTTTGGGAGTCAATTGACCTTGTAAAAGAAGTGAAAAAGGATTGTGAGAAAGCAATTCAACTTGATCCAAACAATAGCGTCGCATACTATGTCCTCGGCAGAACACACGCCAAATTATGTGAAAGACCTAAATTTGCTCGCAATCTCCTCGGACTTGGCTGGGCAAGTTATGAGGAAGCGATAAAAAATTACGAGAAGGCGATAAGCTTGAGACCGACATTTATAATGTATCGCCTTGACGCTGCGAAAGCTTATATTGAAGTCAAAAATTACGCAAAAGCGAAGGAACATTTGATGAAAATACCAGAACTTCCAACCGAAGATGAGGACGATCCTCAATTTAGAAAAGAGGCACAAGAACTCCTGGAAAAGATAAAAGACAAATAAAAAATGAAGCGACTTTTTCTCCCCATCCTTTTTATTTTCATCATCGGCTTTTCAAATTCACAGGAGATTGATTGTAAAGTCACCGTTAATTTCGAACAGCTCCCACCGCAAAACAAAGCTGACCTATCTGACTTCGCCGAAAAAATTCAACGATACATCAACAATTACAAATGGACGAATGTCGACCTCGGTGGTGAAAAAATTCAGTGCACTATGAACATTTTCTTTACCTCAGCAAGTGGCAACAATTATCAAGCTCAGATTTTCATCGGCTCACAAAGGAAAATTTATGACTCTGACAAAAGCACGGCAATTTTAAGGATACTTGACGATAAAGTTGATTTCGTCTACGACAAAAATGCACCTCTATATCACGATGAATTCCGTTTTGATCCACTTTTAAGTTTGATTGATTTCTATGTCTATATCATAATTGGCTACGATTTTGACACTTATGAACCTTTCGGTGGGACGGAATTTTTTGAGAAAGCTTTTAGAATTTGCACGAACGCTCAATCTTCAAAATTCTCAAGGGGATGGCAAAGGGTCGCATCTGGCTATAGCAGATATAATTTGATAAACGAACTTCTTGACCCGAAGTATTCCGACTTTAGAAAAGCAATGTACAATTATCACTACAATGGTCTTGACATAATGCAAAAACAACCCGATGAAGCAATAGCAACGATTGATTCCGTTATTGATGTTATGTTGAACATAAAAAACAACATCAATCAAACATCAACGCTTGTAAAACTTTTCTTTGACGCGAAATATCTTGAACTTGTGGAAATTTTCAGGAACGCAAAGAACAAAGAAACATACTTTAGAAAGTTAATTCTTGCCGACCCTTCACATCAGACAACTTATCTTGAGCATATGAAAGATTAAAAAGATGGAAACATTCAGGAGAAAAAGTTTTTGGCTTGAAACAGCTGGTGAATTTAAATCACAACCGGAATTAAAAGGACATCTAAAAGTTGACATCGCAATAATTGGTGGTGGTTTCACAGGACTTTCAACCGCGTATCACATTAAAAAAGCTCAACCGTCGCTTGATGTTGCCATAGTTGAATCACAAATCTGTGGATATGGAGCAAGCGGTAGAAACGCCGGCTTTGGAATGACGCTTTTCGGTTTAACCTTCAGCTTAACTGCTTTAAGATTTGGCAAGGATAAAGCCGTTCAAGCCCATCATTATATGGAGAAAGCAGTTGATTATTTAAGCGAATTCATCACAGAAAACAAAATTGATTGCGATTACGAAAGACCAGGATTTTTAAGGGTAGCAACATCAAAGCCCTATGTAAAAAGGATTAAACACGAAATAGACCTTGTGCGTTCACTTGGAATAGAGGGTATAGAATGGCTTTCACAGGAAGAAGTGAGAAGAGAGGTCAACAGTCCCCTTTATCTTGGCGCTTGGTGGGAACCAAGATGTGTTTTATTAAACCCAGCAAAACTTGCTTGGGGGATTAGAAATTTGAATCTTGAACTCGGTGTTAAAATTTTTGAGTTTTCCCCTGTTTTTGAAGCAAGAAAAGAAAATTCAAACTTTAAAATCAAAGCTGGAAAGGGTGAAATCACAGCGAAGAAAATTTTGTTCGCTACAAACGCCTTCTCACATCTTTTTCCCCAACTTAAACGAAAACAGGTTCCAGCTTTTACTTACATAGTTTTAACTGAACCGCTTGATGAAAAGTTTTTCAATGATGTTGGCTGGAAAAATAGACAAGGAATTGAAGACGCGCGAAACCTTGTCCATTATTATCGGCTCACGAAAGATAACCGCTTGCTTATGGGCGGTGGAGATGTCGGGGTAGCCTTTGGGAAGAATATGAACCTTGATGAAAATGAAAGAATTTTCAAGGAATTGAAAAACTATGTCAAAAAACTTTTCCCCGTCTTAAAAGATGTCAAATTCACACACCAATGGGGCGGTCCAGTCTCTGTCACAATTGATATGGCACCTGCGATCGGAAAAATAGGGAATGAAAATGCCTATTATAGCCTAGGCTGCGTCGGTCATGGCGTCTCACTTACAAACTTAAACGGTAAACTGCTTGCGGATTTACTCCTTGAAAGAAAAACTGACTTAACTGAAATTTTCTTCGTAAACAGAAAAACCATACCCTGGCCACCTGAACCATTACGCTTCGGGATAAGCCACTTGATACGTGGCTATATGCGACTTGAAGACAAAATACTTGACGCTTAATCTCGCCTTTCAAACAAAAAAATCTCTATCCCGAGAAATCTCTTTCTTGAATTTAAATTCATTAAACGCTTCAGATTCTCAAGAGCGATCCCTTCAACCTCCCACGGATGGGATGAAACAAACCATATCCTCTTGTAACCTCCGACGATAGAGAGAAAATATCTAATGTGTTTTTCAGCTTCTTCACCAGAAAGGTCTTGAAAACTGAAAGTTCTGACATCTGTTCTCTTGAAATAGTAGTAAAAGACATACTTGCTCGCAACTATTAAGTCATTTTCCTCTATTCTTTCCTCCACAAATTTCGCTACCTCTCGCCACTGTTCCTTGTTCGTCTTTGCATAATACCAAACGAGATTAACAACTGAGAGAACAAAGACTAAGACCAAAATGATATCTTTAAATTCCTTACGAACGAATTCAATCCCCATTGAAGCAAGCATATAAAAAGCAACCGACGACGGGATGGCGTATCTTGTGAAATAAAAAGGAGTTAAAAACTGGGAAAGAATAAATGGCAAAATTATCGGCGAAAGAAACCAAATCCAAAGCATGAAAATAAACTTTCTTCTTTCGGGATTAACCCTTTTGAAGTTCAAATGCAAGACAAAAATCAAAACGCCTAAAATAAAAAGCAAAATTGCCGAAGAAGAATATTCAATGATAAAACTTTTCAAAATCACATTTCCCGCTTCATCCCTTGGCATTGGGTAAGTGGCCCCAGAAAATTGGATCAATGTTTTCCCAATATCAACAAAGCTAGGCCTTGGTAGCCAGAAACCTTGAGAAACTATTTTCTTGGCTTGATTTAAAACCACGATTGCTCTCGGAATGTAAAAAAGCAAAGACAGAGAGAAGAAAAACGAAAATTTTTTAATTCTATTAGCGTAGCAAAGCAGAACGAAAACAATGTGAGAAAAAACGATGAAAAAAGAATAAATGTGAGTGTAAAGCATCAAAACAACGCTTAATGTGTAAAAGATGAAAAATTTCATTTCCCCCCTTTTCAACGCTTCAAGCAAGAAAAGATAAGATAGCGTTGAAATCATCAAAAAAAGTGAATATGCCCTTGCCTCCTGGGAGTAAAACACAAGAAAAGTTGAAATGCTTGTCAAAAGAGATGATAAAAGCGCAACTTCCCTATCAAAACTGGATAGAAGCTTGAAAACGATGAAAATTGTAGCGGAGCCGAAAATGACAGATGGAAAACGAACTGAGAACTCAGAATCGCCGAAAATTTTTATCCAAAAGTGAAGGATAAGATAATAAAGAGGTGGATTTGCGTCTGATTCAAGTTTTACAATCTCCAAAGTTTTCAGCTTCGCAATTTTCAGAGATGTCCCTTCGTCAAGCCATAAACTTTCCTCATCAAGTAGAAAGACCCTCAGGAAAATCCCAAGCGTAAATATGAGGATGAAAATTTTTGCCCTCACGATTTGGCAAGATTTTTAACTTCAGCCAAAATTTTTGCAACATCCATCTCATTGTTGTAAAGGTGGAATGAGACTCTGACAGCCATCAAATTTCCCTCTGTCACGGGTCGCACTCTGATTCTTCTTTCAGCAAGATGTGCAACTATTTTATCGTAGCTTAAATTTTTCATCTTGAAAGTTATCATCGCAGTTCTAAAGCTTTCATCGGCTGGGGATAAAACTTCAACCTCTGGAATTTTAAGTAGCTCTTGATAAAACGATTCCGCAAGTGCTCTGTTATGTTCCCAAATTCTTTCAATTCCGATTGCGTTGATGAAATCAAGCGCTGTCTCAAGCCCGAAAAACAAAGCTGGGTTTTGCGTCCCGTATTCAAATCTTTGCGCAGACGGTTGAAACTTGAGCTCATTTTTTTCTATGCTATAACCAGCATCTGAATAACCCCCAACTGTCAATGGTCTTACTACATCAAGAAGTTCTTTTTTAACATAAAGAATTCCAGTTCTCTTCGGTCCGATAAGCCACTTATGACCGCTTGTTGTGTAGAAATCGCAGTTATATTCCCTTAAATTTACAGGCATCATCCCCGGAGCTTGTGCTCCATCAAGGAAAACCCATATACCTTTATCTTTTGCAAACTTACATATCTCTTTCTCTGGAAGTCGCTGACCCGTTGTACATGTGACATGGCTTACGAAAATCAACCTCGTTTTTTTAGTCATCAACTTTTCAATCATTTCAAGATTTCCACGCCAGTTTGCTGTATCTGGCTCAAATGTCTTGAGAACAATACCATCTCTTTTAGCTCTGTTTAGAAGTGGTAAATTCCCAGCTACATGCTCATGTGTCGTCAAAATCACTTCATCCCCATTTTTAAGCGGTAAACCATTGACAATTATATTAATCCCTTCAGTCGCACAGCCAACGAATGCGATCTCTTCTTTATCACAGTTCAAAAAATTTGCAAACTTTTCTTTTATCTTCCACCATTTTTCAATATCGTGATTCGGCGTGGGGAACCTGTCAAGGTTATCCATCTCCTCTTTAACCCTTTGGCTCACAACATAAGGTGAAGAACCAAGTCCACCAGTGTTAAGATAAATGTAATCTTTCGGTATTGGAAACTGTCCCCTGACAAGTCGCCAAAACCTTGCATCAGATGGTTCAATTTGACTAAGCTCGCTCTTAAATTCGTCAAAACTTCGCTCGGTTTTAAATTTTAAATTAGGTGCAAGAAAACCAGCTGTCGTCAAAAAAGCAATTGATCTTAAAAATTCCTTTCGCCTCATTTTATCTTCAAATTAAGTTTTTAATCAACTTCCATCTCAACATAATTTACCAACTCCCCTATATTCTGAATCCAAGCGGTGATTTTATCCCCAGGCTTTATCGGTCCTACACCCTCAGGTGTTCCAGTTGAAATAACATCACCAGGATAAAGCGTTATATATTTGCTTATTGACTCAATTATTGTCGGAATATCAAAAATCATATTTCTTGTGTTTGAATTTTGGCGAAGTTCATCGTTGACCCAAAGTTTCAAATCAAGTTCAACGGGTGGTTGAATTTCATCAGCAGTCACAATCCAAGGTCCCATCGGTGCAAAATAATCAAAGCTTTTTGACCTAAACCACGGATATTTCAATTCTATATCTTTCCTCTGAAGGTCCCTTGCTGTGACATCAATCATGATCGTATATCCAACGATATAATTCCACGCATTTTCACGCCTGATTTTCTTTCCCCTTTTCCCTATGACAACGGCAAGTTCAATCTCGTGGTCAATCCTGCCAACCTCACTTGGAAGATAAATTGTCTCAAGATGACCAACGACAGAGGTGCTACTTTTTGCGAAAATTATCGGTTCCCCCTCAGGAGCTGATGAGCCAAACTCACGAGCATGCAACTCGTAATTTCTGCCCAAACAAATAAGCTTTGGAGGATACTCAACCGGAGCATTATATCTGAATGATTCCTTGACGAAAAGATATTCCATCAAATTGTGTTTATCAACGAAATCAACAACTCGCTTGAAAAGGTCTATGTTAAATAGTTGCTCCCTGAAAAGTTCGGTGACCGTTTTTATCTTTGGAAAATCATCAATTTTATTTTTTAACTTCTGGTAAAGTGGAAGAGCATCCGTTAGGTTTAAAATCCTCCCGCTTTCATCATAAATTAGCCCAATGAAACCTTCTCGTTCAGTCCGCAAAGATAAAACTTTCATTTGGTTCGCACTCGCCTTTGTTTTTAAAATCTCACTAATTTTAACAAACTTTTTAAACTTTATCAAGCAAACTTTCAAAATTTGACAATCTTGCACTATTTTTTTATTTTTGAAATAAAACTATAAAGACCAATTAAAAAATGTTCTTTGGGGTCAAGTTGATAAGCCAGATTTTAAACTTCGTTTTTTCATTTTTTCCGATAGCATCTTTGATGTATCTCGCCTATAAAATTTGGGAAAAGAAACGAACACAGTCAGGATTTTCCCATCTCCTCTTTGCTTTTCTTCTCACATTTATAGCACCATTCCAAACATTCCTGCTCGTCTTTTTCTTTGAATATCTATATGACTATGAAGCAAGCATAGCGACGATTGTCTTTTGGGTCGGATTAATTTTCGCGCTCTGGGGGACGAAAAAAATCGCCGAAAATATCTCATCAGGTTTGGAAGAAGAAATAAAAAGGGTCATAAAGTGGGTAGTTTTCATTTCTGTCCTTCTCGCCGTCGTTTATTATGTG carries:
- a CDS encoding bifunctional nuclease family protein, which codes for MRKIQVDIVGLSATPTGPSSYALILKEVGGDRRLPIIIGSFEAQAIALELENVKPPRPLTHDLIKNILDGLGVSMIEVVVTDLRDGTFYAKIYLELNGLTYEIDSRPSDAIAVAIRCGAPIYVNEEVMEEAGFAPEEETSAEEIEEEEENPSLSDEDITEPPAPKRTPKPTSKEEKLAELQRQLEEAIKKEDYERAAKIRDEIRRLKMGD
- a CDS encoding tetratricopeptide repeat protein produces the protein MKRCFIFLLSFLILLLTQTLSQSNEKVKQLIADGDEFSEKKFDNYKALEKYTEAYKIDPQNYDVLWKLSKVYVDIGEHLPANTKEEKKKQLEMYEKAREFAELAIKVNPNGSMGYTRRAIALGRIALFKGVWESIDLVKEVKKDCEKAIQLDPNNSVAYYVLGRTHAKLCERPKFARNLLGLGWASYEEAIKNYEKAISLRPTFIMYRLDAAKAYIEVKNYAKAKEHLMKIPELPTEDEDDPQFRKEAQELLEKIKDK
- the porD gene encoding type IX secretion system protein PorD, with the translated sequence MKRLFLPILFIFIIGFSNSQEIDCKVTVNFEQLPPQNKADLSDFAEKIQRYINNYKWTNVDLGGEKIQCTMNIFFTSASGNNYQAQIFIGSQRKIYDSDKSTAILRILDDKVDFVYDKNAPLYHDEFRFDPLLSLIDFYVYIIIGYDFDTYEPFGGTEFFEKAFRICTNAQSSKFSRGWQRVASGYSRYNLINELLDPKYSDFRKAMYNYHYNGLDIMQKQPDEAIATIDSVIDVMLNIKNNINQTSTLVKLFFDAKYLELVEIFRNAKNKETYFRKLILADPSHQTTYLEHMKD
- a CDS encoding NAD(P)/FAD-dependent oxidoreductase, translating into METFRRKSFWLETAGEFKSQPELKGHLKVDIAIIGGGFTGLSTAYHIKKAQPSLDVAIVESQICGYGASGRNAGFGMTLFGLTFSLTALRFGKDKAVQAHHYMEKAVDYLSEFITENKIDCDYERPGFLRVATSKPYVKRIKHEIDLVRSLGIEGIEWLSQEEVRREVNSPLYLGAWWEPRCVLLNPAKLAWGIRNLNLELGVKIFEFSPVFEARKENSNFKIKAGKGEITAKKILFATNAFSHLFPQLKRKQVPAFTYIVLTEPLDEKFFNDVGWKNRQGIEDARNLVHYYRLTKDNRLLMGGGDVGVAFGKNMNLDENERIFKELKNYVKKLFPVLKDVKFTHQWGGPVSVTIDMAPAIGKIGNENAYYSLGCVGHGVSLTNLNGKLLADLLLERKTDLTEIFFVNRKTIPWPPEPLRFGISHLIRGYMRLEDKILDA
- a CDS encoding glycosyltransferase family 39 protein, with translation MRAKIFILIFTLGIFLRVFLLDEESLWLDEGTSLKIAKLKTLEIVKLESDANPPLYYLILHFWIKIFGDSEFSVRFPSVIFGSATIFIVFKLLSSFDREVALLSSLLTSISTFLVFYSQEARAYSLFLMISTLSYLFLLEALKRGEMKFFIFYTLSVVLMLYTHIYSFFIVFSHIVFVLLCYANRIKKFSFFFSLSLLFYIPRAIVVLNQAKKIVSQGFWLPRPSFVDIGKTLIQFSGATYPMPRDEAGNVILKSFIIEYSSSAILLFILGVLIFVLHLNFKRVNPERRKFIFMLWIWFLSPIILPFILSQFLTPFYFTRYAIPSSVAFYMLASMGIEFVRKEFKDIILVLVFVLSVVNLVWYYAKTNKEQWREVAKFVEERIEENDLIVASKYVFYYYFKRTDVRTFSFQDLSGEEAEKHIRYFLSIVGGYKRIWFVSSHPWEVEGIALENLKRLMNLNSRKRFLGIEIFLFERRD
- a CDS encoding aminotransferase class V-fold PLP-dependent enzyme; amino-acid sequence: MRRKEFLRSIAFLTTAGFLAPNLKFKTERSFDEFKSELSQIEPSDARFWRLVRGQFPIPKDYIYLNTGGLGSSPYVVSQRVKEEMDNLDRFPTPNHDIEKWWKIKEKFANFLNCDKEEIAFVGCATEGINIIVNGLPLKNGDEVILTTHEHVAGNLPLLNRAKRDGIVLKTFEPDTANWRGNLEMIEKLMTKKTRLIFVSHVTCTTGQRLPEKEICKFAKDKGIWVFLDGAQAPGMMPVNLREYNCDFYTTSGHKWLIGPKRTGILYVKKELLDVVRPLTVGGYSDAGYSIEKNELKFQPSAQRFEYGTQNPALFFGLETALDFINAIGIERIWEHNRALAESFYQELLKIPEVEVLSPADESFRTAMITFKMKNLSYDKIVAHLAERRIRVRPVTEGNLMAVRVSFHLYNNEMDVAKILAEVKNLAKS
- a CDS encoding fumarylacetoacetate hydrolase family protein, which produces MKVLSLRTEREGFIGLIYDESGRILNLTDALPLYQKLKNKIDDFPKIKTVTELFREQLFNIDLFKRVVDFVDKHNLMEYLFVKESFRYNAPVEYPPKLICLGRNYELHAREFGSSAPEGEPIIFAKSSTSVVGHLETIYLPSEVGRIDHEIELAVVIGKRGKKIRRENAWNYIVGYTIMIDVTARDLQRKDIELKYPWFRSKSFDYFAPMGPWIVTADEIQPPVELDLKLWVNDELRQNSNTRNMIFDIPTIIESISKYITLYPGDVISTGTPEGVGPIKPGDKITAWIQNIGELVNYVEMEVD